tgtgacgtttactgacctcactgcacaggatttctgggtattgaagttcagatTTTTCAACAGGTACCTATTGTGCAaacttagtgcagctttaaagtcacaatggaACAGGATTTTGAGAGCAGATTGCCATTTTTATGTCGCCTCCacaaaaatacaagaaagtctttttttttgtcattttttcggcataaattgtcaaacaggtgtatggtatggtagttagaatgagctaaaaaggcgaaaaaggttttttcatttttcttttctctctgactTTAAACACTATGCATTTCCATGTGAAAACCAGGATAATTGTTCCTAGAGAGAAATTATATGGCACTTAAAAGTTGAAGATTTCTGGTTGCAGAAATGAGACAAAGTTGATAAAACATCAAAGTAATTTTGAATATTGTTGTGCCTGCAGAAACTGTGTTGATGTAATGGTAAATACAGCAGGAGTGGATGATATGTACACTGTGTGGGTCAGCCTGGATGTTGTTACCCAGGAGTGTCTGGGCCCTGAATGAAGGACAGCCAGATTGTCTGAAGGCCAGTGTTTTCCCTCATGATGCGCGCTTTATAATTCCTCTGACAGATGACATCATCCATGCTGGCATTTGCATTATTCCTGCTCTTTCAAGACCAGAAATGTTATGGCTGAGAAGAGGAGTGTGTAAGAGACGGCCTTTACATTTACAGTGCAGGTATTTAGCTGgagcttttatccagagtgaattGTGAAACGGTAGCATGGGCTTATATTCCTAGATCTAAAACATTATAAGAAGTGCAAGGATCAAAGCCGCAGCAGTCAGACAATAGATGAAAGAAATATTCCTGTATCCTTTTGTGTATTTAGGTAGAATAATGcagagcagtgagagagagatactgtatcTGTAAGCTGTCTGCACCAGTCATACTTGGCTTGTTTAACAGTCTGAGCTATGCAAACCGCAagcctcctctgctctgtctgaggccatgatctcacacacaacacacacacacacacacacacacacactattctgtCGTTATGTAGAATTTATATCCATGTCGTTCCCCTTTGCACGATACATGGGGATTATAATGAGAATGGCTGTGCAAGTCTGGCATTGTCCTCTCCAAAACAAAACTCTCCCCTTGCATTGTTGCCCCGTTCCTATGGAAACGCTGCCCAGTCGCAAGACAGACAGGGGGACAATTAGGTCAGACATGGAGCAACGTTTTTGGGAGAGGATAAGAAACACAACAAACGGGAATGTTTAGACATAAAAGTGGCTTAACATGTGATTTCATACCCGCTGAAACTCTCCCAGCGGCTGCCCAATCCTGCCTCCGCCCctgagagagagcaaaataGGGGAAAAGCAGGGGAAGAGATTGCTAaaagcctccccccccccccctggcTCCAACCCCTCCTCCTCAGTGTCCAAACAAGGGCAGCGCCATTCTGCACCATATATGGGCCGGGTGACATCACCAGCCAGCGGAGCAGCGCTCTTTTACACAACACGCACCTTTCATTGTCCGTTGATGACATGTTAGGAATGTGATGGCTAATTCCCCGCGGAGTCGGggcccctccctcgctctctgacCCCGTGAGACTCCCAGCAGCAGTCCGGCTCCTGCTCAGACCCAAAAACTCTCTTTAGATATGGACCGACCTGCCCTGCATCCCAACTCGTGGGTAAGTTTAGTAGAGTTTCGGGGGAGAGCTGtgggaacttttttttttttcttgtgagaGAGTGCAATCTGGCTgcaatcatgtatttttttgtagatTGACTTATGGTGACTTTGTGTAGAAATTGGAGATTTGTTTGTAATACAAAGAGCTGTTTATGCATTCGGGTGTCTGATGTGATTGTGCATGCTCCATATGAAAAGAGATCTGTTGCAGAGTCTCTCTGAGCTgctgcacagagacacacacagactcccgCAGAGATTAGTTACACATCTACCAAAAAGCACATTAACTCAGGCAGGTTTATTTCTCAGATCTTGGTTGGCAGCTCTGCACCGcctctgattttgttttaacttgTTTGTGTCTCATGCAAAGCTAAATCGTCAGTATTAATTTAACTCTAGGAGTGAAGAAATCaacagtctgtcagtgtttatATGAGTCTGCACCCATCAGACATAATTTAACACTTCTGAACAGCtgcccagagccatatcagctctgcGAGTGGACAAACAATTTtgcaatcaacacttgtcagcTCAAAATAATTGCCACTGAAAAATCAAGGCTGGAAAATTTGCTATGTGTGGTACTTTACTCAGTGTAACCGGTACAGTAGGCAcacaccagtgtttcccccagaattttactcttggcagggtggaaaattctctgaaatagcattttaagattatttttggggctttttttttgcctttattagagagTTGAAAGTGATGAGAGAAAGActggagtagagagagagagagagagagatgacatgcaacaaaggtcctgggccggattcaaacccaggacatccCATGAATCAGCATTTTGAACcactggacactaaaactctcaactGAAACCCAAACAAATGAAATTCGTTTAGGTGGGAAATTTGTTTAGCAGCTTCTTAAGGCAGGCTGACCCTCCTCACCTATTCAAaaggtaggggaaactctggtaTTGGCTGGGTAAGTCACAgcagaaacaaataaaacccACAGCTAGTAACTCCATGCACCTGTGTACTAATGGAGTTCCTGACCTGCAGCTGTTATTCTTTCCTACCGCACTACGCTCACTGCACTAGACAGGCCGGGGTAAGCTCTGTCGGAGGGAATCACATGAGTGTCCAGGCACTAATCTGCCTATTTTTCCTTTGTTCCCTCGCTTATCATGCTGCAGCCATTTATTCTGCTTGCCTGCCTCCCCATCCAGGCTCAGGGACTAATGCTCTCATTCTGAGTCTGGTCAGGCTTCTCAGAGATGTGCGCAGTCTTTCGCTGTCTGATTCACTTACAGGAAACATGGTATACTGTAGAGTAGCCGATGGAGTGGTCATTTTAAATTGATCCTATTGGTTTACTACGTGTTTATATGTTACCACATATCATGGGAGGAGTGGTCGCACGAGCAATATCTGAAAAAAACTTTGTTAACCGAGGATACAGGGAATTTAGAGGTGATGGAGGCAAGGTGTTTAATAAGTAACTGTCTTTTAATGAGTGATTGATAATAAATAAGAACTGTTCTTTGTCAAATTTTCATCATGTTTATAACCAAATCCTTCAACAAAATGATGATGTTGGCATTGCAGTactaaaatatacataaaaaaatgatgttctgatgttcaaAAATGATGTTTGATACAATGCTCCACtcacattttgtatttctctccctctgtttctcagaCTCAAAAGGCTGTTGGAGCAGGAGAAGGCCTACCAGGCTCGTAAGGACaaggaccacagcaagaggttGGAGAAGGTCAGAGGGGAACTAGTCAGGCTCAAGTCCTTTGCCCTGATGTTGGTGGACGAGCGGCAGCTGCACATCGAGCAGATCGACCAGCAGAGCCAGAAGGTCCAGGACCTCACTCAgaagctgcaggagagagagcagcggcTGACGTCCATCAGTGGCACCGCCAAGGAGGACGGCCAGAAGGTCCTGAAGCTGGAGGCCGAGCTGGAGCACAAAGCAGCCAAATTCGCCCAGGAGCACGAAGAGATGACCGCCAAGCTGGCAAACCAAGAGTCCCAAAGCCGCCAGCTCAGGCTGAAGCTGGCCGGCCTGTCGCACAAGcttgaggagctggaggagagcaaCAAAACGTTGCAGAAATCAGAGGAGGACCTCCAAGAGCTGAGGGAGAAGATCAGCAAAGGGGAGTGCGGGAACTCCAGTCTCATGGCAGAACTGGAGAACCTGCGGAAGAGAGTGCTGGAGATGGAGGGTAAGGATGAGGAGATAACCAAGACAGAGACTCAGTGCAGGGAGCTGAGGAAGAGGCTTCAGGATGAGGAGAGCCACAGCAAGGAGCTGAGGCTGGAGGTGGACAAACTGCAGAAGAGAATGGTAGAACTGGAAAAACTGGAGGGAGCTTTCAATAGGAGCAAAACACAGTGTTCTCAGCTTCATATAAACctggaaaaagagaaatgtgtgGTGAAGGATCTGGCTGGTGAGCTGGAGACGGTGAAGAGCCGTGTGAAAGAGCTAGAGTCCTCAGAGTCTAAGTTTGAAAAGGCAGAGTTGGTCCTCAAAGACGACCTTATGAAACTGAAGTCATTCACAGTAATACTAGtggatgaaagaaaaaacatggcAGAGAGACTTAAACAGGAAGAACAAAAAAGCGATGATTTAAATAAGATGTTCAAAGCTGAGCAGAGCAAAGTTATGGAGGTCACAGAGAAGCTCATTGAGGAGAGCAAAAAACTCCTCAAACTCAAATCAGAGATGGAAGTTAACGTGACAAATCTcacaaaagagaaagatgatctgAAAACTAAACTTGCAAGTGAAGAGGAAAAGTGTAGGGAGCTAAATTCCAAGGTAAGTGTGATGAAAATAAGAATGGATGGActagaggagacagagagggaatcGCTGAGAAGGCGGACCAACAAGGACACTAACAGATATCCGGACGAGGACAACAAAGTGAAAGAGCTCACGCTGGAAATTGAAAGACTGAAAAGCCGTCTCAAACAACTTGAGGTGGTAGAAGGGGATTTAATGAAGACAGAGGACGAGTATGATCTACTGGAGAAAAAGTTCAGAACAGAGCAGGACAAAGCAAATGCCCTCTCTCAGCTgttggaggagatgaagggtCAGATTGCCAGAAACAAAGCCATAGAGAAAGGCGAGGTAGTTTGCCCAGAGGCCGAGCTGAGAATTCGCTGCAAGATGGAGGAGAATAAAACCAGAGAGCTGCAGACGGACGTCCAAGCACTGAAGGAGAAGATCCACGAACTGATGAACAAGGAGGACCAGCTCTCCCAGCTGCAGGTGGATTACTCTGTTCTGCAGCAGCGGTTCAtcgaggaggaagagaagaagaagagcatgAGCCAGGAGGTAGCCAACCTCACCAAGGAACTGGAAGCCACCAAGCGCTACAGTCGCGCTCTGAGACCCAGTATGAACGGTCGGAGGATGGTCGACGTCCCCGTCACCTCCACCGCAGTGCAGACGGATGTGGTGGCCGGTGAGCCTGCGGAGGAGGAGACGGCGGCGGGCTTCATCAGGAAGTCAGTCCTGGAGGAGAACCATTTAATGAGCAACCTAAGACAACGGGGTCTCAAGAAGCCCGCAGTGCTGGAACGCTACCCTCCAGCGGCAGCATCAGAACTCGGGCCGAGAAAATCCTGGATACCCTGGATGAAAAAGAAGGAGGCCATTACACTCGCTCAGACCGGCCCAGAGAAGACAAACCCTCGGATCAATGGGGAATCCTCACTCCAAGCATCTGAGATGACCATGTCCCAAAAGCCTGGTCAGCCGCTGCGCATTCGCGTGACCCCCGATCACGAGAACAGCACCGCCACCTTGGAGATCACCAGTCCTCGAGCTGAGGATTTCTTCTCCAGCACCACCATCATCCCAACACTTGGCCTTCAGAAACCTCGCATCACCATCGTCCCCAAGCCCACCACCGTGACGTCAAAGACCAAGGCCGGCGAGGTGACGGGCGGTCTCGATCGAGCCAAATCTCCGGTCACTATAACCACCATCTCCAGGGCCAAGTCTCCAGACAAGAGCAAAGGCTCCAGCTCCGACGGCCCTCAGTCGCCGGTGTCCATCATCACAGTCAGCACCACTCCTGTGGCCGAAGCGTCCGCCTCACCCGAGCCCCAGGAAATGGCCACAGGACGCGCTGTGTTCAAGCAAACTTTGCCCGCACCGGTCAGGAAATACAACACCAACAGTAACATTATCACAACAGAGGACAACAAGATCCACATCCACTTGGGCCCACAGTTCAAGAGGCCTTCGGACAGCTGCAGCAGTCCTACCTTGATGGTCAGGCCTCTTGGTCTGAGCTCAGAAAGCAAGGAAACCGCAACGGGAACTGTGCTCCGCTCCCCACGCCAACCCAGCGCGTCGGCGGGGAAGACGACTCCCAGCAAAATGACGAGCAGCATAACGATCACTCCCATCACCTCCGCAGCCTCCAGGCCGACACAGTCAGTGGTGAGAGCTTTGCTATGTCTAATATCCTGCATCTTTCTGCATTTGCTAGCTTTCTGTCTGAATAAGTTGTGACTCCATAAACATAGAGGCATAAGTGAAATTCTGCGCTTTCATCCGCAAACAAAAATATCTGAATGATTTCTAATCTTTTACATTGCAGTTGCTTctgaaatgtttcaaaatgataGCAGGTGGTGTGTGCTCCCTAGATAGCACTCTCTCCAGGTATACAACAGTGAATATACCTTTCCCAGTATAAACCATACTAACACTGGAATGACTTGACATGCATTAGATCCCACTGTAGAGAGGCCTCTCCATGGGTCTTGTATTGACGATCACAACTTTACTGTCACCAACTGACAAATTCCCTCCTTTTAACTAAACATGGGCAAGAAATGACCAATTTGGATGTTTGATTTGTGCGCTAATAAGCACATCAAATAAATAGATAAGCAGAATCTACTTCAAATTCCCTTAAAGCGACAAATTTTTATCCTATGTCAATCAATATCCAAGATGGCCAGCCCTCATCAACCCTTACACACCGGTGTAAATGGAGTTTGTCTTTCATTTACATGCAATAACATTGATATCTACAACCGCAGATTACATAAAGAACAGTTAATTGATAACCACTGTGTTTTAGAGCTTGTTATGATTAACTATGATCCAAATCTTTCCCTGTGCTTGTGTCTTATGTTGTTTGtcgcttttttttcccagcccGGTTCGGATGTGCAGTCAACTCGGGCCGCAGCCACACGAATCCCTATGTCAAAAGGTATGAAAACAGGCAGCAAGGCGGTTCTGGGTTCCGTCTCGACGATGACAAGGTTAGAGTCGCGCGCCGAGAGCCAGTCGATGAAAATCGAGCTGAGGAAGTCGACAGTGTGCAGCTCAGCCTCCACAGCGGGAGGGAAGAGCTGAGAGCTAAATACGCTGCCATGGAAACGACTCAATATGAATGCCTCATGATTGAGTGTGTAACCTATCTGCTGCCAAAAAAAAGATACAGGCGACATCACTGTATACATACACAACTGGGACTCCATCTCTGTGCTGACACATGATGTCACTTCTCATAACAGCTTAGCTGCTGCACTATTTTATCACAATCAGACACTCAGTTTGCAATTATATCTGTTTCCAAAAAAGATTTCATGTATTCACTTTCCaggttatttttcattttcacttgtcTATGTTTCAGGTTGTCATGAGGCATCTCTGCATGTGAAAGCACTGCTTATTTTGAGTGATGTATTGATTAACTCCATCTCATTGATCATTGGCAGTAGCTGTaggttgttgggtttttttttaatctcatcaTTCACATTGTTCATAGCATGTGTGTTCATTTCACCACTGCTTATGGAGGTTTCCAATCACTGAAGCACTATGAATTGTTTGTGGAGGATGAATTGTCATCATTTATCAAAGACACTCATTTGTGACAGgcaccaaaataaaaactatTTATCTCTGAACCGATGGCATTGCTTCTTAGCATTCATTTTTCATGGTTTTGTGTGAGCTTTGTGTGACTTTATAAGCAGGTAAGTATCAACTAGGAAACCTCCATACTATTAACCCATGCTGCTGTCCTAAAGGCTGCTCAcctaaacacacagaaacaaccaTGAAAGCTACATTATCTCAGCTTACATGTTCATATAGTTTTCACTTGACGTTTCCATGGCCTGTGCAAAAAAGATATGTCATTCCATGGGCTTCTATTTAGCAAAAGACATTTGAAatgtgaaacaaagtgaacagacaaacaatgcTTTT
This genomic stretch from Centroberyx gerrardi isolate f3 chromosome 18, fCenGer3.hap1.cur.20231027, whole genome shotgun sequence harbors:
- the filip1b gene encoding filamin-A-interacting protein 1 isoform X1, yielding MDRPALHPNSLKRLLEQEKAYQARKDKDHSKRLEKVRGELVRLKSFALMLVDERQLHIEQIDQQSQKVQDLTQKLQEREQRLTSISGTAKEDGQKVLKLEAELEHKAAKFAQEHEEMTAKLANQESQSRQLRLKLAGLSHKLEELEESNKTLQKSEEDLQELREKISKGECGNSSLMAELENLRKRVLEMEGKDEEITKTETQCRELRKRLQDEESHSKELRLEVDKLQKRMVELEKLEGAFNRSKTQCSQLHINLEKEKCVVKDLAGELETVKSRVKELESSESKFEKAELVLKDDLMKLKSFTVILVDERKNMAERLKQEEQKSDDLNKMFKAEQSKVMEVTEKLIEESKKLLKLKSEMEVNVTNLTKEKDDLKTKLASEEEKCRELNSKVSVMKIRMDGLEETERESLRRRTNKDTNRYPDEDNKVKELTLEIERLKSRLKQLEVVEGDLMKTEDEYDLLEKKFRTEQDKANALSQLLEEMKGQIARNKAIEKGEVVCPEAELRIRCKMEENKTRELQTDVQALKEKIHELMNKEDQLSQLQVDYSVLQQRFIEEEEKKKSMSQEVANLTKELEATKRYSRALRPSMNGRRMVDVPVTSTAVQTDVVAGEPAEEETAAGFIRKSVLEENHLMSNLRQRGLKKPAVLERYPPAAASELGPRKSWIPWMKKKEAITLAQTGPEKTNPRINGESSLQASEMTMSQKPGQPLRIRVTPDHENSTATLEITSPRAEDFFSSTTIIPTLGLQKPRITIVPKPTTVTSKTKAGEVTGGLDRAKSPVTITTISRAKSPDKSKGSSSDGPQSPVSIITVSTTPVAEASASPEPQEMATGRAVFKQTLPAPVRKYNTNSNIITTEDNKIHIHLGPQFKRPSDSCSSPTLMVRPLGLSSESKETATGTVLRSPRQPSASAGKTTPSKMTSSITITPITSAASRPTQSVPGSDVQSTRAAATRIPMSKGMKTGSKAVLGSVSTMTRLESRAESQSMKIELRKSTVCSSASTAGGKS
- the filip1b gene encoding filamin-A-interacting protein 1 isoform X3 — encoded protein: MRSRSCTTEGPDDGHIQPAKGFIKEEEENAPELTKRKMKVQREEKEGKTAKKPQKAAESRKAGLDLSKTDLLQLLGVMEGEVQAREDIITMLKSERTRPEALEAHYASAAPTRPLQALQRDGLLSGRTHTDDVYETPMAELDRLEDKQRETYRRMLEQLLLAEKCHRRTVTELDNEKRKHADFMNKSDDFTNLLEQERERLKRLLEQEKAYQARKDKDHSKRLEKVRGELVRLKSFALMLVDERQLHIEQIDQQSQKVQDLTQKLQEREQRLTSISGTAKEDGQKVLKLEAELEHKAAKFAQEHEEMTAKLANQESQSRQLRLKLAGLSHKLEELEESNKTLQKSEEDLQELREKISKGECGNSSLMAELENLRKRVLEMEGKDEEITKTETQCRELRKRLQDEESHSKELRLEVDKLQKRMVELEKLEGAFNRSKTQCSQLHINLEKEKCVVKDLAGELETVKSRVKELESSESKFEKAELVLKDDLMKLKSFTVILVDERKNMAERLKQEEQKSDDLNKMFKAEQSKVMEVTEKLIEESKKLLKLKSEMEVNVTNLTKEKDDLKTKLASEEEKCRELNSKVSVMKIRMDGLEETERESLRRRTNKDTNRYPDEDNKVKELTLEIERLKSRLKQLEVVEGDLMKTEDEYDLLEKKFRTEQDKANALSQLLEEMKGQIARNKAIEKGEVVCPEAELRIRCKMEENKTRELQTDVQALKEKIHELMNKEDQLSQLQVDYSVLQQRFIEEEEKKKSMSQEVANLTKELEATKRYSRALRPSMNGRRMVDVPVTSTAVQTDVVAGEPAEEETAAGFIRKSVLEENHLMSNLRQRGLKKPAVLERYPPAAASELGPRKSWIPWMKKKEAITLAQTGPEKTNPRINGESSLQASEMTMSQKPGQPLRIRVTPDHENSTATLEITSPRAEDFFSSTTIIPTLGLQKPRITIVPKPTTVTSKTKAGEVTGGLDRAKSPVTITTISRAKSPDKSKGSSSDGPQSPVSIITVSTTPVAEASASPEPQEMATGRAVFKQTLPAPVRKYNTNSNIITTEDNKIHIHLGPQFKRPSDSCSSPTLMVRPLGLSSESKETATGTVLRSPRQPSASAGKTTPSKMTSSITITPITSAASRPTQSVPGSDVQSTRAAATRIPMSKGMKTGSKAVLGSVSTMTRLESRAESQSMKIELRKSTVCSSASTAGGKS
- the filip1b gene encoding filamin-A-interacting protein 1 isoform X2 gives rise to the protein MLVDERQLHIEQIDQQSQKVQDLTQKLQEREQRLTSISGTAKEDGQKVLKLEAELEHKAAKFAQEHEEMTAKLANQESQSRQLRLKLAGLSHKLEELEESNKTLQKSEEDLQELREKISKGECGNSSLMAELENLRKRVLEMEGKDEEITKTETQCRELRKRLQDEESHSKELRLEVDKLQKRMVELEKLEGAFNRSKTQCSQLHINLEKEKCVVKDLAGELETVKSRVKELESSESKFEKAELVLKDDLMKLKSFTVILVDERKNMAERLKQEEQKSDDLNKMFKAEQSKVMEVTEKLIEESKKLLKLKSEMEVNVTNLTKEKDDLKTKLASEEEKCRELNSKVSVMKIRMDGLEETERESLRRRTNKDTNRYPDEDNKVKELTLEIERLKSRLKQLEVVEGDLMKTEDEYDLLEKKFRTEQDKANALSQLLEEMKGQIARNKAIEKGEVVCPEAELRIRCKMEENKTRELQTDVQALKEKIHELMNKEDQLSQLQVDYSVLQQRFIEEEEKKKSMSQEVANLTKELEATKRYSRALRPSMNGRRMVDVPVTSTAVQTDVVAGEPAEEETAAGFIRKSVLEENHLMSNLRQRGLKKPAVLERYPPAAASELGPRKSWIPWMKKKEAITLAQTGPEKTNPRINGESSLQASEMTMSQKPGQPLRIRVTPDHENSTATLEITSPRAEDFFSSTTIIPTLGLQKPRITIVPKPTTVTSKTKAGEVTGGLDRAKSPVTITTISRAKSPDKSKGSSSDGPQSPVSIITVSTTPVAEASASPEPQEMATGRAVFKQTLPAPVRKYNTNSNIITTEDNKIHIHLGPQFKRPSDSCSSPTLMVRPLGLSSESKETATGTVLRSPRQPSASAGKTTPSKMTSSITITPITSAASRPTQSVPGSDVQSTRAAATRIPMSKGMKTGSKAVLGSVSTMTRLESRAESQSMKIELRKSTVCSSASTAGGKS